In Citrus sinensis cultivar Valencia sweet orange chromosome 2, DVS_A1.0, whole genome shotgun sequence, a single genomic region encodes these proteins:
- the LOC102608868 gene encoding coumaroyl-CoA:anthocyanidin 3-O-glucoside-6''-O-coumaroyltransferase 2-like: MAQQYTVQVVDESHIAPPPGSVPPTVIPLTFLDVSWLFCCPIERILFYELPFPTRHLMQNIIPHLKHSLSLTLHHFFPLAGNLACNSKPFIQFNEGDSVRVTVAESDADFGHLVANHLRDNRAFKPLVPKLPFPFPSVSSDNKTPVMAIQVTVFPNSGISIGVTFIHVAADGSSFNHFMKSWASIHKSVTVSETLPPLSLPCHDRNVIKDPNGLLLSIYLKDWRSVHNSDATAPAIDENVQVDNVRVTLVPSRDQIDKLKQRVSAQIRSDDESPSRVSTFVVTSALMWVYMIELQESESEITDGDMIYHFVPVADCRERFEFPIPASYFGNCLAFLFISAKRSELMGKEGVVFAAKAIGRKIGELEKGALVGAEKWTSNLNEVVKTGRVLAVGGSPKFGVYETDFGWGRPKKFELVHFGAYGSFSLAESRDEEGAIEIGLVIGRDKLDLFNVVFQRRLNFNCL; encoded by the coding sequence ATGGCTCAGCAATACACCGTCCAAGTCGTTGATGAAAGCCATATTGCTCCGCCACCGGGCTCAGTACCCCCAACAGTTATTCCTCTAACATTCTTGGATGTGTCATGGCTTTTCTGTTGCCCCATCGAGCGCATCCTCTTCTATGAATTGCCTTTTCCAACTCGTCATCTCATGCAAAATATCATTCCCCATCTGAagcactctctctctctcactctccaTCATTTCTTTCCCTTGGCAGGGAATCTTGCGTGCAACAGCAAGCCCTTTATTCAATTCAACGAAGGCGACTCCGTTCGGGTCACCGTCGCTGAATCCGATGCCGATTTTGGCCATCTTGTTGCTAACCATCTACGAGATAATAGAGCGTTTAAGCCTCTCGTCCCGAAATTGCCATTCCCATTTCCTAGCGTCTCATCGGATAATAAGACTCCCGTTATGGCCATACAAGTCACTGTATTTCCGAACTCGGGCATCTCAATCGGTGTCACATTTATCCACGTGGCAGCCGATGGAAGCAGTTTCAATCATTTCATGAAATCTTGGGCGTCCATTCATAAGTCGGTAACAGTAAGTGAAACCTTGCCTCCCCTTTCACTACCTTGTCATGATAGGAATGTGATTAAGGATCCAAACGGACTCTTATTGTCTATTTACTTGAAAGATTGGAGGAGTGTGCATAATTCGGATGCCACTGCACCTGCTATTGATGAAAACGTTCAGGTAGATAACGTACGGGTCACGTTGGTGCCGAGCCGTGACCAAATTGACAAACTGAAACAGAGGGTCTCGGCTCAAATCAGAAGCGACGACGAATCACCGTCGCGTGTGTCAACGTTTGTGGTAACTTCAGCTTTGATGTGGGTTTATATGATTGAGTTGCAAGAGAGTGAAAGTGAAATTACTGATGGTGACATGATTTACCATTTTGTCCCTGTAGCGGACTGCAGAGAGCGGTTTGAGTTTCCAATACCGGCGAGTTATTTTGGGAATTGCCTGGCGTTTCTTTTTATATCAGCTAAACGAAGTGAGCTGATGGGGAAAGAGGGGGTTGTTTTTGCAGCCAAAGCTATTGGAAGAAAGATTGGTGAATTGGAGAAAGGGGCGTTAGTAGGGGCGGAGAAGTGGACGTCAAATTTGAACGAAGTGGTGAAAACGGGGCGGGTACTTGCAGTAGGCGGGTCACCGAAATTTGGTGTATATGAGACTGATTTTGGGTGGGGCAGACCCAAAAAGTTCGAATTGGTTCATTTTGGTGCTTATGGATCCTTCTCACTTGCTGAATCCAGAGATGAAGAAGGTGCAATTGAGATTGGCTTAGTAATTGGTCGAGATAAATTGGACTTGTTCAATGTTGTTTTTCAACGACGCTTGAATTTCAATTGCCTTTGA
- the LOC127900377 gene encoding uncharacterized protein LOC127900377: MGKKHTGPVRKRRKVGAGRVDSPPGGSPSHISISEGDRSPPSSSKSCNSHSEPPPPRSTPRVSPRFPSKRPTPYPRKKGKTTEPKVSARSSDQPPKSPPATPSKSSNPFSLGIRRATLEDLEQTRAKYNIHPSVQLRVPHVDERPECPKSDGIALHIDLFDLGLRLPLQPFFMKMFSYLGVALGQLSLPGWRTLTGLHVLWLEVVKRDISVRELRGLYQFKKPNSPGIAYFSPWGDHGHIVEGNPALKKGYRKGWFVAEGRWGTETLGENGDPVEVPHSFNVDCVTWAKGSCPVQEVGREVKKFVDRLQGAQRGSDVLDESRLWRAGLIDRSPPPTHGGDSCMIWVSGGILLLLMGLGYPIIIAFFVSLPRFLFPIFLLLQYLVLVQLT, encoded by the exons ATGGGTAAGAAACACACGGGACCCGTGAGGAAGCGACGTAAAGTTGGGGCTGGTAGGGTTGACAGCCCTCCTGGGGGTTCCCCTTCCCACATCTCCATTAGCGAGGGGGATCGGTCCCCTCCTAGTTCCTCAAAGAGTTGTAATTCTCATTCTGAGCCCCCTCCTCCTAGGAGTACCCCTCGTGTCAGCCCACGCTTTCCTAGTAAACGGCCTACCCCCTATCCTCGGAAGAAGGGTAAGACAACCGAGCCTAAGGTTTCAGCTCGTTCCTCGGACCAGCCGCCTAAATCTCCCCCTGCCACACCTTCAAAATCTAGCAACCCTTTTTCCCTAGGCATTAGGAGGGCTACTTTGGAGGACTTAGAACAAACTAGAGCCAAATACAATATTCATCCGTCTGTCCAGCTTAGGGTACCCCACGTGGATGAGCGACCCGAGTGTCCAAAGTCTGATGGGATTGCTCTCCATATTGACCTCTTCGATCTAGGACTCCGTCTGCCCCTCCAACCATTCtttatgaaaatgtttagTTATTTGGGGGTAGCTCTTGGGCAGCTATCCCTTCCAGGGTGGAGGACACTGACAGGCTTACATGTGTTATGGTTGGAGGTCGTGAAGCGCGACATTTCTGTTCGGGAGTTGAGGGGCCTTTACCAATTCAAGAAGCCTAACAGTCCCGGCATTGCTTACTTCTCCCCCTGGGGTGATCATGGCCACATCGTTGAGGGGAACCCCGCCTTGAAGAAGGGTTACCGAAAGGGATGGTTTGTCGCTGAGGGTAGGTGGGGGACAGAGACTCTAGGTGAGAATGGCGACCCCGTGGAGGTTCCCCATTCCTTCAATGTAGACT GTGTGACATGGGCTAAAGGATCATGCCCAGTTCAGGAGGTGGGGAGAGAGGTGAAGAAGTTTGTGGACAGGCTTCAAGGTGCACAGAGGGGTAGTGATGTGCTAGATGAGAGCCGATTATGGAGAGCGGGGCTGATTGACCGAAGTCCTCCGCCTACTCATGGGGGTGACTCATGTATGATTTGGGTGTCGGGGGGTATCCTATTGTTACTTATGGGACTGGGGTACCCCATTATCATTGCATTCTTCGTTTCGCTTCCCCGCTTTCTATTTcctatttttttacttttgcagTACTTAGTACTTGTCCAGCTAACGTAA
- the LOC127900298 gene encoding uncharacterized protein LOC127900298, with amino-acid sequence MAPDVPPEGLMGDPTRMREDNNSEGSDPARRVARISKGKGVKQSTGVRQEEEPISHKRFEDLAHAILRAVGSRAPESSLPLVTLDAPPPQTDDQAMVRRGVPEASKPQPRPSGTRSKFQTMGSRDERSTASCNYRSSQGTRRAKRTHEDLREKLNAKRASQMAATSSGTPRVPLELVEKMENLEAQVKLLSEKQNITAVPTPMTYQSPFTMEIRTAVLPEAFAMPQIPQYSGTTDPSEHAELYRDQMLIKGVDESAMCRMFTHTLTGPAKSWFRSLKAGSISSLHQLLSEFTKEFSYASTQDRVASKLAFVKQGEAEPLAEYVSRFHQEVLRTGAFGNQYTLTHFEKNLWLGKLWCSFQKKRPLSYGEARSRALQQVEMDEKCQLKRQEDKADVTKNKEKRKRVEAPIPRVPRARNPPRAALRGRGYNPQGASRVPQPPRSPPPDQREPPPRPRYESYHPLNRSPEQIFYHIRDSGLLRPPKPMKKYPNMKRSLKYCEFHEDFGHSTAECFTLREEIESLILSGYLKEFVAGMREARKSAEQDKGKRVADGSPKREVPLGHKKGVYVRMIMGGPTLAGQSRRAIKGYGRSLSITTNMGREVNLNEWGTPKVPHHPPPILFIEKDAEGISYPHDDAFVITLKVATGKVARTLVDTGSSVDIIFKSALDQLLIESPKINPYATPLIGFAGDMVIPKGIITLPVTLGKVPHRVVHMIDFLIVDHPGAYNIILGRPFLVATKAVVSMYYLAMKIPAAQEVITIKGDQQSARGCYSMASKVTYQIASDPPMKGYPSGSQPTPSPSKRALARQRRTVLKKSPQVAHPREKLEFSPRGMEAVTGYSSRVPHGDQEEPRCEVEAPLDPRILKDEMRGTPVEDLISVSICATDPTKTVKVGSNSRRNKGRNSSPSYKRRTFNQERYDAIEQEVDCLLAARFIREAVYPDWVSNVVLVKKSNGKWCMCVDFTDLNKSCPKDSFPLPRVDQLVDATAGHEMLSFMDAFSGYNQIPMYEPDQEKTAFITNRGLYCYKVMPFDLKNAGATYQRLVNKIFKEQIGRTMEVYIDDMITKSVQAGEHLGHLRDTFTVLRKHQMRLNPEKCAFRVTSGMFLGFMVQ; translated from the exons ATGGCACCCGACGTACCTCCCGAAGGTTTAATGGGGGATCCTACAAGGATGAGAGAGGACAACAACAGTGAAGGTAGTGATCCCGCGAGAAGGGTAGCCCGCATCAGTAAGGGCAAGGGTGTCAAGCAATCGACGGGTGTTCGCCAAGAAGAAGAACCTATTTCGCACAAGCGTTTTGAGGATCTTGCCCACGCAATACTTAGGGCGGTCGGATCTCGAGCACCCGAAAGTTCACTTCCACTAGTGACGCTAGATGCTCCACCACCTCAAACGGATGACCAAGCTATGGTCAGAAGAGGGGTACCTGAGGCCAGCAAGCCACAGCCTAGGCCATCAGGTACCCGTTCTAAGTTTCAAACCATGGGCTCCCGCGACGAGCGTTCCACCGCCTCTTGCAATTACCGCAGTAGCCAGGGTACGAGGCGTGCAAAGCGTACCCACGAGGATCTCCGTGAGAAGTTAAACGCCAAAAGGGCTTCTCAAATGGCGGCAACATCATCAGGTACACCGAGGGTACCCCTCGAACTTGTGGAAAAGATGGAGAACCTGGAAGCCCAAGTGAAGCTCCTCTCCGAGAAGCAAAACATCACAGCTGTACCAACGCCAATGACCTACCAATCGCCATTCACTATGGAGATTAGGACAGCAGTTCTCCCCGAGGCGTTCGCTATGCCTCAGATACCCCAATACTCGGGTACCACTGATCCCTCAGAGCATGCTGAGCTATATCGTGACCAAATGCTTATTAAGGGTGTAGATGAGAGCGCCATGTGTAGGATgtttacacacacactcacGGGCCCCGCGAAGTCATGGTTTCGCTCTTTGAAAGCGGGTAGCATATCTTCCTTACACCAATTGTTATCTGAATTTACTAAAGAGTTTTCCTATGCTTCTACTCAAGATAGGGTAGCCTCCAAACTTGCCTTTGTCAAGCAAGGGGAAGCCGAGCCTTTGGCGGAGTATGTAAGTCGTTTCCACCAAGAGGTGCTGCGAACCGGAGCATTTGGAAACCAATACACATTGacccattttgagaaaaatttgtGGTTGGGCAAGTTATGGTGTTCTTTTCAAAAGAAGCGTCCACTTTCATATGGGGAAGCCCGTTCTCGGGCGTTGCAACAAGTGGAGATGGACGAAAAATGCCAATTGAAGCGCCAAGAAGATAAGGCCGATGTTACAAAGAACAAGGAGAAGCGCAAGAGGGTGGAGGCCCCAATACCGCGGGTACCCCGAGCACGGAACCCTCCACGGGCTGCCTTGCGGGGACGAGGGTATAACCCTCAGGGTGCCTCAAGGGTACCCCAACCTCCAAGATCGCCACCACCGGATCAGCGAGAGCCACCGCCGAGGCCTCGGTATGAATCTTACCACCCACTGAATCGATCCCCAGAGCAGATCTTCTACCATATTCGGGATAGCGGCCTCCTCCGTCCTCCTAAGCCAATGAAGAAGTACCCCAACATGAAGCGTAGCCTGAAGTATTGCGAGTTCCATGAGGACTTTGGTCACAGCACAGCCGAGTGCTTCACCTTgcgagaagaaattgaatctttgatTCTCAGCGGGTACCTCAAAGAATTTGTTGCTGGCATGAGAGAAGCTCGGAAATCTGCGGAACAGGATAAAGGCAAGCGGGTAGCTGATGGCAGTCCCAAACGAGAGGTACCCCTTGGACACAAGAAAGGCGTGTATGTCCGAATGATCATGGGCGGACCGACTTTAGCGGGCCAATCTAGGAGGGCTATCAAAGGTTATGGTAGATCGTTGTCGATAACCACCAATATGGGCAGAGAAGTCAACCTTAATGAATGGGGTACACCGAAGGTACCCCACCATCCCCCGCCTATCctttttatagaaaaagaTGCGGAGGGCATCTCGTACCCCCACGACGATGCCTTCGTAATTACGTTGAAGGTTGCCACTGGTAAGGTAGCAAGAACTCTCGTAGATACCGGTAGCTCTGTTGACATCATTTTCAAAAGCGCCTTGGATCAACTATTGATTGAGTCGCCAAAGATCAACCCATATGCTACGCCTCTTATTGGGTTCGCCGGAGATATGGTTATACCAAAAGGCATCATTACGCTGCCCGTTACACTTGGTAAGGTACCTCACCGTGTTGTTCAtatgattgattttcttattgtaGATCACCCGGGTGCCTACAATATTATATTGGGTAGGCCGTTCTTAGTAGCAACTAAAGCGGTGGTATCCATGTACTACCTCGCCATGAAAATCCCGGCCGCCCAAGAAGTTATCACCATTAAAGGGGACCAGCAATCGGCTCGTGGATGTTATTCCATGGCCTCCAAAGTCACTTACCAAATAGCTTCAGATCCGCCAATGAAGGGGTACCCTAGTGGCAGCCAGCCCACACCTTCCCCCTCAAAGCGAGCACTTGCTAGACAGCGGAGAACAGTACTGAAAAAATCTCCTCAAGTAGCCCACCCACGAGAAAAGTTAGAGTTTTCACCAAGGGGGATGGAAGCAGTTACGGGGTATAGCTCGAGGGTACCCCACGGGGACCAAGAGGAGCCCAGATGTGAAGTTGAGGCACCTTTGGATCCCCGAATATTGAAAGATGAAATGCGGGGTACCCCAGTTGAAGATCTTATTTCAGTCTCGATTTGCGCCACTGACCCAACAAAGACAGTGAAAGTAGGCTCCAACTCTCGGAGGAACAAAGGGAGAAACTCATCACCTTCCTAT AAGCGTCGCACCTTCAATCAAGAGAGGTACGATGCAATTGAACAAGAGGTAGACTGCCTATTAGCAGCACGGTTTATTCGGGAAGCAGTGTACCCCGATTGGGTGTCCAACGTTGTTCTTGTCAAGAAATCAAACGGAAAGTGGTGCATGTGCGTGGACTTCACCGACTTGAATAAGTCCTGCCCCAAGGATAGCTTCCCGCTTCCTCGGGTGGACCAGCTGGTTGATGCAACAGCGGGGCATGAAATGCTTAGTTTTATGGACGCCTTCTCCGGGTACAACCAAATCCCGATGTACGAACCCGATCAAGAGAAAACAGCCTTCATCACCAACCGGGGGTTATACTGTTATAAGGTTATGCcgtttgatttgaagaatgCCGGGGCTACCTATCAGCGGCTAgtgaacaaaattttcaaagaacaAATCGGGCGCACCATGGAGGTGTACATAGACGACATGATCACCAAATCGGTGCAGGCGGGGGAACACCTGGGGCACCTCAGAGATACCTTTACCGTTTTGAGAAAACATCAGATGCGGCTTAACCCTGAAAAATGTGCATTCCGGGTAACCTCGGGAATGTTTCTCGGGTTCATGGTACAATAA
- the LOC102608092 gene encoding transcription factor MYB102, whose amino-acid sequence MGRAPCCDKNGLKKGPWTPEEDHKLISYIQLHGPGNWRNLPKNAGLQRCGKSCRLRWTNYLRPDIKRGRFSFEEEETIIQLHSILGNKWSAIAARLPGRTDNEIKNYWNTHIRKRLLRNGIDPVTHAPRLDLLDLSAILRSTLCGSSASLLNMSSLLGGSTHQALLNPELLRLASTLLSLKQDNPEMLLQYLQQNQQLCNSQMQNQIPTMSNLNQFHQAPLSDQSPTCTTSAAACTSLPDQSQLTQADLDGLLSNLTNFNSQNLSQENLIPPSFDENFASQPLPNQMYNRSSNGNQHFRFDSVMSSTPLSSPTPLNSSSTFINSSTEDERESYCSSLLKFEIPESLDINDFM is encoded by the exons aTGGGAAGAGCTCCCTGCTGTGATAAAAATGGACTCAAAAAAGGTCCTTGGACTCCTGAGGAAGACCACAAGCTCATCAGCTATATCCAACTGCATGGACCTGGCAACTGGCGCAACCTCCCAAAGAACGCCG GGCTTCAAAGATGCGGCAAGAGTTGCCGTCTCCGGTGGACTAATTACCTGAGACCTGATATCAAGAGAggaagattttcttttgaagaagaagaaacgaTAATTCAACTGCACAGTATTCTCGGAAACAA GTGGTCGGCTATTGCTGCTCGGCTGCCGGGACGTACCGACAATGAAATCAAGAACTACTGGAACACTCACATCAGAAAAAGGCTTCTTAGAAACGGAATTGATCCTGTGACTCACGCTCCTCGCCTCGATCTTCTTGATCTTTCCGCCATTCTCAGGTCGACTCTCTGCGGTTCATCGGCGTCACTTCTCAATATGTCAAGCCTTTTAGGCGGCAGCACTCATCAGGCTCTTCTAAATCCTGAACTCTTGAGGCTTGCTTCCACACTCTTGTCACTCAAACAAGACAACCCGGAAATGCTTTTGCAGTATCTTCAGCAGAACCAGCAGCTCTGCAATTCTCAAATGCAAAACCAGATCCCAACGATGTCGAATCTaaatcagtttcatcaagctCCGCTTTCTGACCAAAGTCCAACTTGCACCACATCCGCTGCTGCTTGCACCTCACTTCCAGATCAATCACAACTCACGCAAGCTGACTTGGATGGTTTGTTATCAAACTTGACGAACTTCAACAGCCAAAATTTATCCCAAGAGAATCTGATACCTCCAAGCTTCGATGAAAATTTTGCTTCACAGCCGCTGCCGAATCAAATGTACAACCGCAGCTCCAATGGGAATCAACATTTTCGCTTTGATTCTGTAATGTCGTCGACGCCATTATCAAGCCCGACTCCGTTGAATTCATCGTCTACATTCATCAACAGCAGCACCGAAGATGAGAGGGAAAGCTACTGCAGTAGCTTGTTGAAGTTTGAAATTCCTGAGAGTTTGgatattaatgattttatgtaa